The Sulfurospirillum sp. UCH001 genome segment AGTGTAGTGCCTGTCGAATGCAGCTCAGTGATGCAATGCACGGTCAAAAAGTAGATGTTATCTTCAAAAACCCGATAGAACTTATCGCTAAAGCCCTAAAAGAGGGCTAATCTAAAAATTTGCATGTAAGGCTGAAAGCTTTACATGCAAACACTACGCTTTTTTCAAAAGATACTTCTTCCAAATCCAAATCGCTAAAACAAGAGCCGCACTGCCAAAAAGGGCTCCGAAAATTCCTACATTTTTCATAGAACTGTGCGATATAACCAAACTTCCTACAAAAGCACCTCCACCAATACCAATGTTATAGATGCCAGAATATAAAGACATCGCAACATCAGTGGCATCAGGTGTGAGTTCTAAAACAGTGACTTGAAGAATGAGACTAATGAGACAAATTGCAATGCCCCAAAATAGGCATAGAATACTAAGTGGAATTTGGTAAGGTGCAATAGGAAGCATAAAGATGAGCGATACAATCAGTGCAGTAAGCGAGCTTACCACAATCGTAAAAGGGTATGTGTGTTTGAAGTGGGCAAAGATCGTGCTTCCAAGCATACCTGCGATACCGAAGATAAAAAGTGTAATAGTTGCAAAATCACCACTTAAAAGAGCAATTTGTTGTATAAAAGGCTCGATGTACGAGTACGCCGTAAAATGGGCGGTAATGGCTAAAGCGGTTAAAACATAAACGCCCATAAGGGCAGGTCTCTTAATCAAAAGAGGTAAGCTTTTGAGTGAGCCTGCATTGACACTTGGTAGCTGTGGTAGAAGTTTTAGAAGAAAAAATAGCATTACAAAGGCGACTAAAGCGATGCAGGCAAAAGTAGCGCGCCAGCCTAAACTTTGACCAATCAGTCGCCCTAAAGGCAAGCCCAAAACGATGGCAAGTGATGTGCCTGTCGCTAAGATACCAAGAGCTTTTGTTTTTTTACCATGAGGTGCAAGACGGTACGTGAGTGAAGCGGTAATCGACCAAAATATGGCATGTGAAAAAGCAATCCCAATGCGTGAAAGCATCAAAATCCAAAAATTCCATGCTAGTACAGAGAGTATGTGACTCACTATAAAAAAAGAAAAGAGTAACAACAATAATTTTCGGCGTTCCATATCTTTGGTAAGTAGCATTAGGGGCAACGACATCGTTGCTACGATCCACGCATAAGCGGTCATCATAAAGCCTGCATGCGCTTCACTGATGTGAAAATCCGCCGCAATGTCGGTAAGTAAGCTAATGGGAGCAAATTCTGTGGTATTGAAAATAAATGCAGAGATCGTGAGACAAACAACAGGAAGCCATGGTTTCCATGACATCAAAAGGGAAGCAAACATACGAAAAAAGCCTTGTAGAAAATGAGGAGAAATTCTAGCGCATCAGAGAAAAGAAACAGTTGAATGTATAGAGTTAGAAGAGGGGATTTAACGAAATATTTGTATAATAATCTCTCAAATGCAAGCAAAAAAGAGGATGAATGAAGGAAGAAAATCTTTGCCCTTGTGGCAGTGGTAAAACGTATGCTACCTGTTGCGAACCCTACCACAAACAGCATAATGCGCCAACGTGCGAAGCGCTTATGCGTTCACGTTACAGTGCGTTTGTTTTTGGCTTGATAGATTATCTTTTTGAGACGACACACCCTAATCATCGTGCAAAAAACCTGAAAGCAGACATAGCCTCTACGTGTAAAGGTTTGGCATGGACTGGCTTAGACGTGCGTGATGTATGGCAAGGTAGCGAAAAAGATAAAGTAGGTAAAGTCACTTTTCACGCTTCTTTTGTTCAAGAAGGAAAAAATGGTGTGCATGAGGAGCATTCTCGTTTTAAACGTTTTGGAAAAGCGTGGATGTATGTCGATGGTGAAGTGAAAGGGTAGCGATGTACGCACTGGAAGTCATTCAGCAAGAACTCAAAGAGGACATTGAACGTTTTGGGCGTGTAGTACATGTCAGTAAAGGCGAAATCTTAATGCGTCCAGAAGAGTGCATGGAGCATTTTTTTGTCATTTTAGAAGGACGCGTTAAAATCTCGCAAATAAACTTTGAAAATGGCAAAGAACAGATACTCTATCTTTTATCCAAAGGCGATATGTACGACATCATCACGCTT includes the following:
- a CDS encoding sugar transporter, giving the protein MFASLLMSWKPWLPVVCLTISAFIFNTTEFAPISLLTDIAADFHISEAHAGFMMTAYAWIVATMSLPLMLLTKDMERRKLLLLLFSFFIVSHILSVLAWNFWILMLSRIGIAFSHAIFWSITASLTYRLAPHGKKTKALGILATGTSLAIVLGLPLGRLIGQSLGWRATFACIALVAFVMLFFLLKLLPQLPSVNAGSLKSLPLLIKRPALMGVYVLTALAITAHFTAYSYIEPFIQQIALLSGDFATITLFIFGIAGMLGSTIFAHFKHTYPFTIVVSSLTALIVSLIFMLPIAPYQIPLSILCLFWGIAICLISLILQVTVLELTPDATDVAMSLYSGIYNIGIGGGAFVGSLVISHSSMKNVGIFGALFGSAALVLAIWIWKKYLLKKA
- a CDS encoding YchJ family protein, with amino-acid sequence MKEENLCPCGSGKTYATCCEPYHKQHNAPTCEALMRSRYSAFVFGLIDYLFETTHPNHRAKNLKADIASTCKGLAWTGLDVRDVWQGSEKDKVGKVTFHASFVQEGKNGVHEEHSRFKRFGKAWMYVDGEVKG